From Nitrospirota bacterium, one genomic window encodes:
- a CDS encoding SUMF1/EgtB/PvdO family nonheme iron enzyme, translating into MRSQTVLQVGMGVALMAGAISVAGAADMPSSDKDMVLIPKGEFTMGSSHHSDEARHQVVLDAYLIDKFETSNARYKEFMKSTGHPAPAYWDDPRLSKANQPVVGVSWTDASAFCKWDAKRLPTEAEWERAAKGPQGDNHYPWGHTLDPKKANYGQNVGHTTPVDSYPEGVSGFGVYNMAGNVFEWVEDWYDQKFYKESPALNPRGAEKGYNFANQGPVKVLRGGSWLAPESSLHTSHRFWNQPDNNSYGVGLGFRCAKSAQTVSDEAIQAGRDAFIQALVAMGAEKNADAMASIEKALASEPGNKEYLATRDLIKKSMKKK; encoded by the coding sequence ATGCGGAGTCAAACGGTTCTTCAGGTCGGAATGGGGGTGGCATTGATGGCAGGGGCCATATCCGTCGCCGGTGCGGCGGACATGCCAAGTAGCGACAAGGACATGGTGCTCATCCCAAAGGGTGAGTTCACCATGGGGAGCAGTCACCATTCAGATGAGGCCAGGCACCAGGTCGTACTCGATGCCTATCTGATCGACAAGTTCGAAACGTCGAACGCCAGGTACAAAGAATTTATGAAATCCACCGGTCACCCGGCTCCGGCCTATTGGGACGATCCGCGGCTCAGCAAAGCCAATCAGCCGGTGGTCGGTGTGAGCTGGACTGACGCCAGCGCCTTCTGCAAGTGGGACGCGAAGCGGCTTCCGACGGAAGCAGAATGGGAGCGAGCTGCCAAGGGTCCGCAAGGCGACAACCATTATCCCTGGGGCCATACACTCGATCCGAAGAAAGCCAACTATGGGCAGAATGTCGGCCATACCACCCCGGTGGATTCCTACCCGGAAGGAGTGAGCGGGTTCGGAGTCTATAATATGGCGGGGAACGTGTTCGAATGGGTGGAGGACTGGTATGACCAGAAGTTCTATAAGGAGAGCCCTGCCCTGAATCCACGTGGCGCCGAGAAGGGCTACAACTTCGCCAATCAAGGCCCGGTGAAGGTGTTGCGCGGCGGTTCCTGGCTCGCGCCGGAAAGCTCCCTCCATACGAGCCATCGGTTCTGGAATCAACCGGACAATAACTCTTATGGGGTCGGCCTCGGGTTCCGTTGCGCGAAGTCGGCACAGACGGTGTCCGATGAAGCGATACAAGCAGGTCGTGATGCGTTCATTCAGGCATTAGTGGCAATGGGTGCGGAGAAGAACGCCGATGCGATGGCCTCCATCGAAAAGGCCTTGGCGTCGGAGCCTGGCAACAAGGAATACCTGGCGACCCGCGATCTGATCAAGAAGAGCATGAAGAAGAAATAG
- a CDS encoding PDZ domain-containing protein produces the protein MNRNRHNMAAIFFLTALCALSGSTSQVLAAEEQDKPKSDMSRPYGDDANLPNGVIGVSLHVGAERIGDPASLYVAHVHPEGPAQQAGLKHGDEVVTVNGAAVTGKTYEQVVKMVRGEAGTVVKLGVKGDGALRELAITRIASEKLYKGEMGSHGSPAR, from the coding sequence ATGAACAGAAATAGACACAACATGGCCGCAATCTTCTTTCTCACCGCGCTCTGTGCTCTATCTGGCAGCACAAGTCAGGTGCTGGCTGCGGAGGAGCAGGACAAGCCCAAGAGTGATATGAGTCGACCCTACGGAGATGACGCCAATCTGCCGAACGGGGTGATTGGCGTATCGCTGCATGTCGGGGCGGAACGGATCGGCGATCCGGCTTCATTGTATGTGGCCCATGTGCATCCGGAGGGTCCAGCTCAGCAAGCGGGACTCAAGCACGGCGATGAAGTGGTGACGGTGAATGGTGCGGCAGTCACCGGGAAGACCTATGAGCAGGTCGTGAAGATGGTGCGCGGGGAAGCCGGTACCGTGGTGAAGCTGGGCGTGAAGGGAGATGGGGCTCTGCGCGAGCTGGCGATCACGCGCATCGCCAGCGAGAAACTCTACAAGGGCGAAATGGGATCCCATGGTAGTCCGGCACGATAG
- a CDS encoding SUMF1/EgtB/PvdO family nonheme iron enzyme, which translates to MTQGLRRRETGWRSIVAMMALTCAVVPVVAAAPAAKELDQVPMVTIPAGAFLMGNPEGKGRADEWPQRSVYLDEFAIDQVEVTNERYLAFVATTGHRSPPNPYGTGPLVSVKGIEQLPVVQATWYDAKAYCSWAKKRLPTEAEWEKAARGTDGRLFPWGNESTTSKRANFDREWEDEHTLHPVGSLPGGDSPYGVKDMSGNAREWVQDWYDPEYYQHAPDRNPQGPDKKGVVRSIRGGSWHSPISDITTTARGRGGFALQTHGTGFRCVRGLEVQTQQK; encoded by the coding sequence ATGACACAAGGTCTGAGGAGGAGAGAAACCGGCTGGAGAAGTATTGTGGCAATGATGGCCCTAACCTGTGCCGTTGTACCTGTCGTGGCAGCTGCGCCGGCGGCCAAGGAGCTCGACCAGGTTCCCATGGTGACGATTCCGGCTGGCGCATTTCTGATGGGGAATCCGGAAGGCAAAGGCCGGGCAGATGAATGGCCGCAGCGATCGGTGTACCTCGACGAGTTTGCGATCGATCAGGTCGAAGTGACCAATGAACGGTATCTGGCGTTCGTGGCCACCACAGGCCATCGAAGCCCTCCGAATCCCTATGGCACCGGCCCGCTCGTCTCCGTGAAAGGCATCGAACAGCTTCCGGTCGTGCAGGCCACCTGGTACGACGCCAAGGCCTATTGTAGTTGGGCCAAGAAACGGCTCCCGACGGAAGCGGAATGGGAGAAGGCCGCTCGCGGCACCGATGGCCGGCTGTTTCCCTGGGGCAACGAGTCGACCACATCGAAGCGGGCGAATTTCGACCGTGAGTGGGAGGATGAGCACACCTTGCATCCGGTCGGGTCCTTGCCAGGCGGCGATTCACCCTACGGCGTGAAGGACATGTCCGGCAATGCACGCGAGTGGGTGCAGGATTGGTATGACCCTGAGTATTACCAGCATGCGCCGGATCGAAATCCGCAGGGTCCGGACAAAAAAGGTGTGGTTCGATCGATTCGCGGAGGGTCCTGGCATAGCCCGATCTCTGACATCACAACGACGGCTCGCGGGCGCGGCGGATTCGCGCTGCAGACTCATGGGACTGGCTTTCGCTGTGTCCGGGGTCTCGAAGTCCAGACCCAGCAGAAGTAA
- a CDS encoding DUF4149 domain-containing protein: MISLISYVHMLAVAVLVGKVVLLSFVVAPILAKTLERESFSAVVRQLFPAYYALGMGAAIVGVVSVTGLGMIHDANQARHLIAAMWLIILAAETYCRAPLTPQSNAMRDRLKEQESRGTVDPALQVSWNRLHQRSVYLNSMVLLVGLCLLWLAQKL; this comes from the coding sequence ATGATTTCGCTGATCTCCTATGTTCACATGCTGGCCGTCGCTGTTCTCGTCGGCAAGGTGGTGCTCTTGTCGTTCGTGGTCGCGCCGATCCTTGCGAAGACGCTAGAGAGAGAATCCTTCAGTGCGGTCGTTCGTCAATTGTTTCCTGCCTACTATGCGCTTGGAATGGGCGCCGCTATCGTAGGAGTGGTCTCCGTGACCGGTTTGGGGATGATCCACGACGCGAATCAGGCCCGGCATCTCATTGCTGCGATGTGGCTGATCATCCTGGCTGCCGAAACCTATTGCCGCGCTCCCCTCACTCCGCAGAGCAACGCCATGAGAGATCGACTCAAGGAGCAGGAATCGCGTGGGACTGTCGATCCCGCCTTACAGGTCTCGTGGAATCGATTGCATCAACGGTCGGTCTATCTGAACTCGATGGTGTTACTGGTAGGACTCTGTCTGCTGTGGCTTGCACAAAAACTCTAA
- a CDS encoding SUMF1/EgtB/PvdO family nonheme iron enzyme has protein sequence MNGSRTLMATVLVTGVTMLAGTSYAEESLIPKEMVYVGHGPSVMGIDKKAPADSGKNPTAYDRRMKGPWSAEALNDEGPAHMVFLDSYLMDTYEVSNKDYGQFVKTKGHPAPAYWDDPRLNKPGQPVVGVNWDDAKSFCEYRGKRLPTEAEWEKAARGPKASLYPWGNDFDPAKVNYGKSHDATMPVDSYPEGASYYGAYNMAGNVFEWVSDWYDPRYYGKLETMVNPTGPGKPIWMGGTGTYVDRLTVGEKRVIRGGSWIAPEGTVRATHRFWNHPLNNSYGVGLGFRCAKSAPPEIEQQIRDSYIAALVDMGRERFSEAQEAVGRGLAIDPKNIELLELHSLIEQSMKRS, from the coding sequence ATGAATGGATCTAGAACATTAATGGCGACGGTCTTGGTGACGGGCGTAACGATGCTGGCCGGAACAAGCTATGCGGAGGAATCCTTGATCCCCAAAGAGATGGTCTATGTCGGCCATGGGCCATCGGTGATGGGGATCGACAAGAAAGCCCCTGCGGACTCAGGCAAAAATCCCACAGCCTATGACAGGAGGATGAAGGGTCCCTGGTCCGCCGAGGCGTTGAACGACGAAGGTCCGGCGCACATGGTGTTCTTGGATTCATACCTCATGGATACCTACGAAGTCTCGAACAAGGACTACGGCCAATTCGTCAAGACGAAAGGGCATCCGGCTCCGGCCTACTGGGACGATCCTCGTTTAAATAAGCCGGGGCAGCCTGTGGTCGGGGTGAATTGGGACGACGCGAAATCATTCTGTGAATATCGCGGCAAGCGGCTTCCAACGGAAGCGGAATGGGAAAAGGCAGCTCGTGGCCCCAAGGCCAGCCTCTATCCCTGGGGCAATGACTTCGATCCAGCAAAAGTCAACTATGGAAAAAGTCACGACGCGACCATGCCGGTGGATTCCTATCCAGAAGGTGCCAGTTATTATGGCGCTTATAACATGGCAGGCAATGTGTTCGAGTGGGTCTCGGACTGGTATGACCCCCGCTACTACGGAAAGCTTGAAACTATGGTGAATCCGACCGGCCCCGGCAAACCTATATGGATGGGTGGAACCGGCACCTATGTGGATCGGCTCACAGTCGGTGAAAAGCGCGTCATTCGTGGCGGCTCATGGATCGCGCCGGAAGGTACGGTCAGGGCAACACACCGGTTCTGGAATCACCCGCTCAATAATAGTTATGGCGTGGGTCTGGGTTTCCGATGTGCCAAGAGCGCCCCGCCGGAAATCGAACAGCAGATCAGGGACAGCTACATCGCGGCGTTGGTGGACATGGGACGAGAGCGGTTTTCGGAGGCACAGGAGGCAGTGGGTCGTGGGTTGGCCATCGATCCCAAGAATATCGAATTACTGGAACTTCACTCGCTTATTGAACAGTCGATGAAGCGGTCGTGA
- a CDS encoding TIGR01777 family oxidoreductase — protein sequence MHIVVTGGTGFIGRPLCASLVQEGHRVTLLTRRKEEAQRLFGSAVTAVEWNGTETGTWEQSLEGADAVINLAGAPIAEARWTDAHKRLLTLSRILTTRLLVVAMSRRSSKPRMLISASGIGYYGACDNHILNEGAARGQGFLADLCLAWEAEALRAAEFGVRVVMLRTGMVLEQDGGALSKMLLPFRLFAGGPILPGTQWVSWIHRRDHIGLIQWLLTAPSVSGPVNAVAPEAVTMNRFCQVLGQALHRPSWLPVPGFALHVALGELGTLMTTGQRVKPSKALSAGYVFHYPTLELALRAILTKE from the coding sequence ATGCACATTGTTGTCACCGGCGGAACAGGCTTCATCGGTCGGCCCTTATGCGCCTCTCTCGTTCAGGAGGGGCACCGGGTCACTCTCCTCACGAGAAGGAAGGAAGAGGCGCAACGGTTGTTCGGCTCCGCTGTGACGGCCGTCGAATGGAATGGCACAGAGACGGGGACCTGGGAGCAATCTCTCGAAGGGGCCGATGCTGTCATCAATCTCGCCGGTGCGCCCATTGCCGAGGCACGCTGGACCGATGCCCACAAGCGCCTCCTCACTCTAAGTCGGATCCTCACCACTCGCCTGCTGGTAGTAGCCATGTCCCGCCGGTCCTCCAAACCTCGCATGCTGATTAGCGCCTCCGGTATCGGCTACTACGGAGCCTGCGACAATCATATTCTGAATGAGGGAGCGGCGCGCGGCCAAGGCTTTCTGGCCGATCTCTGTCTTGCCTGGGAAGCGGAGGCGCTGCGAGCAGCGGAGTTCGGTGTGCGAGTCGTCATGTTGCGGACCGGCATGGTGCTCGAACAAGACGGCGGGGCCTTGTCGAAAATGCTGTTGCCGTTCCGGCTCTTTGCGGGCGGTCCGATCCTGCCAGGCACGCAATGGGTGTCCTGGATCCATCGGCGCGATCATATCGGTTTAATCCAATGGCTCCTCACGGCACCAAGCGTCTCTGGTCCTGTCAATGCGGTAGCGCCAGAGGCTGTGACGATGAACCGGTTCTGCCAGGTGCTCGGGCAAGCACTCCATCGGCCTTCCTGGCTTCCCGTGCCGGGCTTCGCGTTGCACGTGGCCTTAGGTGAGCTGGGAACACTCATGACTACGGGCCAACGGGTCAAGCCGTCGAAGGCGCTCTCCGCGGGATACGTGTTTCACTATCCGACGCTGGAACTGGCCTTGCGGGCAATCCTGACCAAGGAATGA
- a CDS encoding deoxyribodipyrimidine photo-lyase: MRGVVWLRRDLRLQDQPALAAACADCDEVIPLFIFDDPLLRLRQFGSPCVTFMVSCLAELADTLAGRGLSLQWRRGNQIEEVLRFVEDVKADVIYWNRDYEPAAIQRDRKAQQALMARGVVVRTFKDHVVFEAEEIRGSTGDPLQRYSAYRSRWWTKWHAAPPPLLPSPARLRKQRTGTSSPSIALPTVEDLGYQTVPLSIKPGEKEALRRLRWFLDGPVHRYVEGRNLPAVDGTSKLSPQFRFGTLSVRTAVHAALGTLATGSSVSRRDLLTWIDELIWREFFQQILSAFPQVASGPFRSKDGLPRPRPAGAEWNRLHAAWCEGRTGYPLVDAGMRQLNQTGWMHNRVRMVVASFLIKDLRIEWQSGERYFMQQLVDADLAANNGNWQWASATGTDSMPGYRIFNPLLQSRKFDPDGAYIRQYVPELAAVPTDRIHAPHLMTLEEQALAGCRIGKDYPSPIVDHRQARDEYIALGKQLVTR, from the coding sequence ATGAGAGGGGTTGTCTGGCTCAGACGGGATCTTCGGCTACAGGATCAGCCGGCACTCGCTGCCGCTTGCGCAGACTGCGACGAGGTGATCCCGCTCTTTATATTCGACGATCCCCTCCTGCGTTTACGGCAGTTCGGCTCACCTTGCGTGACGTTCATGGTCTCCTGTCTGGCAGAGCTGGCCGATACCCTGGCCGGGCGAGGGCTTTCTCTACAATGGCGGCGGGGGAATCAGATCGAGGAGGTGCTCCGTTTCGTCGAGGACGTCAAGGCCGATGTGATCTACTGGAATCGCGATTACGAACCGGCGGCGATCCAGCGAGACCGGAAAGCCCAGCAGGCACTTATGGCCCGTGGAGTGGTGGTTCGCACGTTCAAGGACCATGTGGTCTTCGAGGCCGAAGAGATCAGAGGTTCGACGGGAGATCCGTTACAGCGATACAGTGCCTATCGCTCCCGATGGTGGACCAAGTGGCATGCCGCACCCCCGCCGCTCCTACCCTCCCCTGCCAGGCTGCGAAAACAGCGAACCGGCACCTCGTCGCCCAGCATTGCGCTGCCGACGGTGGAAGATCTCGGCTATCAGACCGTTCCCTTGTCGATTAAGCCGGGAGAGAAGGAGGCGCTGCGGCGGCTTCGCTGGTTTCTCGACGGTCCCGTCCATCGCTACGTTGAAGGACGGAATCTTCCCGCGGTCGACGGGACATCCAAACTGTCTCCCCAGTTCCGGTTCGGAACGCTTTCGGTGCGAACCGCCGTGCATGCAGCCTTAGGCACGCTCGCGACAGGCAGCTCCGTCTCGCGTCGCGACCTGCTCACCTGGATCGATGAATTGATCTGGCGGGAGTTTTTCCAACAAATCTTGTCCGCCTTTCCTCAGGTGGCCTCCGGCCCGTTCCGCAGCAAGGACGGGTTGCCGCGACCCCGTCCGGCGGGAGCGGAATGGAATCGGCTCCATGCCGCCTGGTGTGAAGGACGGACCGGTTATCCATTGGTGGATGCCGGTATGCGGCAGCTGAATCAGACCGGGTGGATGCACAATCGCGTGCGGATGGTCGTGGCGTCGTTTCTCATCAAGGACCTCCGGATCGAGTGGCAAAGTGGAGAGCGCTATTTCATGCAGCAACTCGTCGATGCCGATCTTGCGGCCAATAACGGCAATTGGCAATGGGCCTCCGCGACCGGGACGGACTCCATGCCGGGATACCGAATTTTCAATCCTCTGCTGCAGAGCAGGAAGTTCGATCCGGACGGTGCCTACATTCGGCAATATGTCCCGGAACTTGCCGCCGTTCCGACGGACCGGATTCATGCGCCGCATCTGATGACTCTGGAGGAACAAGCTTTGGCCGGATGCCGTATTGGCAAGGACTATCCTTCGCCCATCGTAGATCACCGGCAGGCCCGCGACGAATATATAGCCCTTGGCAAACAACTGGTGACGAGATGA
- the pyrE gene encoding orotate phosphoribosyltransferase — protein sequence MLLLKIELAKAFHETQSFKWDPGTGFTLASGLKSPFYVDCRSLMAHPGSRRIVAGLAYEALRPVELDCLGGLEIGAISIATSISDFAFAAQPARIWRTFVVRKQAKDHGLGKLIEGSFQPGNRAVIVDDVLTSGGSLLKAVAAARGAGLVVTHALVIVDRKEQDGRQKVEAEGLTLMSLLTIDDLTSARPTPS from the coding sequence ATGTTGCTTCTTAAAATTGAGTTAGCCAAAGCCTTCCACGAGACCCAATCATTCAAGTGGGACCCGGGCACAGGGTTCACACTCGCGTCCGGCTTGAAGAGCCCTTTCTACGTTGATTGCCGGTCTTTGATGGCCCATCCTGGGTCGCGCCGCATTGTGGCCGGCTTGGCCTATGAAGCGTTGCGGCCGGTCGAGCTCGACTGCCTTGGTGGCCTCGAGATCGGGGCGATTTCCATTGCGACCAGCATCTCGGATTTTGCTTTCGCGGCCCAGCCAGCGAGAATCTGGCGAACCTTCGTGGTACGAAAGCAAGCGAAGGATCATGGGCTCGGGAAACTCATTGAAGGATCGTTTCAACCAGGGAATCGAGCCGTGATCGTGGACGATGTGCTCACAAGCGGGGGATCGCTCCTCAAGGCAGTAGCGGCGGCCAGAGGCGCAGGTCTGGTTGTGACGCATGCCTTGGTGATTGTCGATCGGAAGGAGCAGGATGGAAGACAGAAGGTCGAAGCTGAAGGGCTGACCCTCATGAGTCTCTTAACCATTGACGACTTGACGAGCGCGCGACCAACTCCCTCGTAA
- a CDS encoding DUF523 and DUF1722 domain-containing protein has protein sequence MTTLALRLGISRCLLGDEVQFDGGHKRDGFLTDVLGHYVEWVPVCPEVEAGLGAPREAMRLIGDPHHPRLVTIKSGTDHTRAVEKMTENRIKELEELDLSGYVFKKGSPSCGIERVRIYNEQGMPNRNGVGLFARAFIEQFPLIPVEEEGRLCDAPLRENFIERVFCYRRWQDLVQSGVTRQTLVQFHTIHKYLLLAHSPQQYQVLGRLVGQAERYRPKELANRYGELFMKALAMKATVRKHVNVLHHILGYFKDRLGAQEKAELLVVIGDYHRGLTPLVVPLTLIKHYVRIFDVGYIHDQVYLNPHPKELMLRNHV, from the coding sequence ATGACGACCCTGGCGCTCCGTCTCGGGATCAGCCGTTGCCTCCTGGGGGACGAAGTCCAGTTCGACGGGGGGCATAAGCGGGACGGTTTTCTCACCGATGTATTGGGTCATTACGTGGAGTGGGTTCCGGTCTGCCCTGAGGTTGAAGCCGGTCTCGGCGCGCCCAGGGAAGCGATGCGGCTGATTGGCGATCCTCATCATCCACGGCTTGTGACGATCAAGAGCGGGACAGATCACACACGCGCGGTCGAAAAGATGACCGAGAATCGTATCAAGGAACTCGAAGAGCTAGATCTATCGGGGTATGTCTTTAAAAAGGGTTCGCCGAGCTGCGGGATCGAGCGAGTGCGTATCTACAATGAGCAGGGGATGCCCAACCGGAATGGAGTCGGGCTGTTCGCCAGGGCTTTTATCGAGCAGTTTCCGCTGATTCCGGTCGAGGAGGAAGGGCGGCTTTGTGATGCGCCGCTCAGGGAGAATTTTATCGAACGGGTCTTCTGTTACCGCCGCTGGCAGGATCTCGTACAGAGCGGAGTCACGAGGCAGACCCTGGTGCAGTTCCACACGATCCACAAATATTTGCTGTTGGCCCATAGCCCGCAGCAGTACCAAGTCCTCGGGCGGCTGGTCGGTCAAGCGGAGCGGTACCGTCCCAAGGAACTTGCAAACCGCTATGGCGAACTGTTCATGAAAGCCTTGGCCATGAAGGCGACGGTGCGCAAGCATGTGAATGTCCTCCACCACATCCTGGGCTACTTCAAGGACCGATTGGGGGCTCAGGAAAAAGCTGAGCTGTTGGTCGTGATCGGCGATTATCATCGTGGCCTTACGCCCCTGGTGGTTCCGCTGACCCTGATCAAGCACTACGTCCGGATCTTTGACGTCGGCTACATTCACGATCAAGTCTATCTCAATCCGCATCCGAAGGAACTCATGCTGCGCAATCATGTGTAG
- a CDS encoding CbiX/SirB N-terminal domain-containing protein — protein sequence MAATIRGVILVGHGGIPKGCPQELVTKLKRLEGQRRAAKMPASAEEIELDTRIRQMPRTPETDPYQSGLESVAAQLKANLGDVLFAVAYNEFCAPTLEASVVELVQKGATHITVTTTMFTPGGSHSEVEIPEILDHLRPQYPGVELRYAWPFDLKLVATTLAEQIKRFS from the coding sequence ATGGCGGCAACGATACGAGGAGTGATTTTAGTCGGTCATGGCGGCATTCCCAAGGGCTGTCCGCAGGAATTAGTGACGAAACTAAAACGGCTGGAGGGTCAGCGGCGTGCCGCAAAGATGCCGGCGTCGGCGGAAGAAATCGAATTGGATACCAGGATCCGCCAGATGCCGAGGACCCCTGAGACGGACCCCTATCAGTCGGGACTTGAGTCGGTGGCGGCTCAGTTGAAAGCCAACCTGGGAGATGTCTTATTCGCCGTGGCCTACAACGAATTCTGTGCACCGACCTTGGAAGCGTCGGTGGTGGAGTTGGTCCAGAAAGGCGCGACCCACATTACCGTGACCACGACGATGTTCACGCCTGGCGGGTCGCACTCGGAGGTGGAAATTCCTGAAATTCTCGATCACTTACGTCCACAGTATCCAGGGGTCGAACTGCGTTACGCCTGGCCATTCGATTTGAAACTTGTCGCAACCACCTTGGCGGAGCAGATCAAGCGCTTTTCTTGA
- a CDS encoding MerR family transcriptional regulator yields MNTHRIHRVAKLTGLSKDVIRVWERRYGLVKPSRSSNRYREYSDEEVALLRFVKNQMEQGATIGSLATEGHDSLVARMRIATPVSLEDQKPHDRLLDDLMGSLDPLDKAGFERRLNGAVAVIPFEEAVQRILLPLQRRIGELWHEGRLSVAVEHYVTKIIQQKLFSVMNQLPVNEFGPRILIACPEGETHEIGAQAVAYIAATKGCHVYYLGPNLPYSGLLTFCEQIRPDLVLLSLTEVRLEAAALQQLHELEHLATRWSVAVGGQGARAMGDRLRDSKIELLDDLTALHSRLMMLLSTHRLAARS; encoded by the coding sequence ATGAATACTCATAGAATTCATAGAGTTGCGAAGCTCACCGGTCTCTCGAAGGATGTTATTCGCGTCTGGGAGAGGCGGTATGGTCTTGTCAAACCTTCACGGAGCTCCAATCGCTATCGCGAATATAGCGACGAAGAGGTGGCGCTCCTCCGCTTTGTAAAGAACCAGATGGAACAAGGCGCAACGATCGGTTCACTCGCAACGGAGGGACACGACTCGCTTGTCGCACGTATGCGCATCGCGACTCCTGTTTCTCTGGAGGATCAGAAGCCTCATGATCGCCTGCTAGACGATTTGATGGGATCGCTTGACCCGCTCGATAAGGCAGGATTCGAGCGGAGACTGAACGGTGCAGTGGCCGTCATTCCGTTTGAAGAAGCCGTTCAGCGGATTCTGCTCCCGCTACAACGCCGAATCGGCGAGCTGTGGCACGAAGGTCGATTGAGTGTTGCTGTCGAACACTACGTCACGAAGATTATCCAACAGAAGTTGTTTTCGGTCATGAATCAACTTCCGGTAAATGAATTCGGTCCACGGATCCTCATCGCCTGTCCGGAGGGCGAAACACATGAGATTGGCGCCCAGGCCGTGGCCTACATCGCCGCAACCAAAGGGTGCCACGTCTATTACCTCGGCCCCAACCTTCCCTATTCAGGTCTCCTGACATTTTGCGAGCAGATCAGGCCCGATCTCGTGCTCCTTTCTCTCACTGAGGTGAGGTTGGAGGCCGCGGCACTGCAACAACTCCATGAACTTGAGCATCTTGCGACCCGTTGGTCTGTGGCCGTGGGTGGCCAGGGTGCCCGTGCCATGGGAGACCGCCTTCGCGATAGCAAGATTGAACTGCTCGATGATCTCACCGCGCTACACAGCCGCCTGATGATGCTTCTTTCAACCCACAGGCTCGCCGCTCGTTCCTAA